A region of the Cryptococcus neoformans var. neoformans B-3501A chromosome 6, whole genome shotgun sequence genome:
TGCGGACTTTCAATTGTGCTAGCTATTCCTAGCGCGTTTGTTACGAGCCAGGACAGGAAAAGAAGTGGATGCCATCTAGTCATCCCGGAATAAAGGCGGTTGCTACATCTTCAgtatatatgtatgatgGACGTGCGAAAGGGTGCAGCGAACGTACACAGATCGGGACAACATTTGTACAATTTACGATCGATTCCCAACCGCAAAATGGTCAACGATCGATTCTCAACACCAGCAAAATGGTCCGAATTTCGGACCTATTTCCATTCCCTATTAATATCCATCCCCTGGCGATCGCCTACTTCTTTCTCATACGCGGTCATCATAAAAGACTCGATTGCCGCTACATCTGTAACAACAGCACTTTTTGCCTGGGTATTTTGTTGCTGTTTGAAACATCACAAACATCGGGTCGGCGGCCGGTGCTGCAAAGTAAGCGGCGGTTCCCGCCTTCATAATCTTTCGTCCGTTATATAGCAACCACGCAAGATTCACAGACCGACGATGGACATATCCATGCGATATTAACTCTGCCCTTGCTTTTTTACCACTAGCTTCCATCTTGACATTCTGAACAAGCCAGTACTAAGCActgaaagggaaaaaatAATGGCCGCAGCAGACGTCGAGATGCCCTTGGCagaatcatcatcatctctcgCGACCTTGTCGAGGAGACAGCATTTGGGTCAGACATTTGAGGCCTACCGGGCCGAGTTGGACGACGAGGTAAACCTTTTATCTTTCcttgatctcttcctctggtACCGATGTTAACGTGTTAACGGACTATCCTGTAGAATGCCCTGCGAGAAaagctcatcatcctctctcgATCAATCACCCAGCTGTCCAAGaaactcatcttccacctccaccgaGGAGCCACTTCCCAGCCAGCTCAACGTCAGAAAAACAACAACGAGGccgagaaaaaggaaagagagattgCTGCAGTGTTCAAGAATATCAGACAAGAGTTGAGCGATGCTAGGCCGGGTGAAAGTTGGGAAAGTGGGTTCtggaagtggagaaagTCCATGTGGGTGTGCAAGGCTTGGAGAATGTAGACATGGGCCAACAGATGCTGATGGAAAGCGCTTTGAAGAACACCTGGGCTTGAAGAGTACATTGAAGGCTTGTCTTTCATGTGGTACCTGCAACATGGTGGTCTGGTGCCTCTCGACCAAGTGCAAAAAGCGCTTTCTGATGAGAATGGTGAACCCGTAAGTTTTGGCCCCAATTCCCCGTGGCATTTTTAAAGATCGATATCGTTAACAACGGTCCTACGACTAATGATGGGATGAATAGTTGATCTTTGTCACGCCGGAAGACTACATCCTGGGGATGTCTGACCTTACCGGCGAATTAATGCGATATGCAACAAACGGTACGTTAATGCAAGATTTCCCGCAAGTTTCTTCGAAAAAGCCCTTAATGACGTGACCTCCTGAAGCTCTCGGTACTGGTGACCATGAGACTCCATTATCCATCTGCGACTTTGTTCGAACTGTCAAGACTCGTAAGTCGCTGCTACCAAAGATCGACGTTTGCAACAAGCTGATAATtcgtttttctttttttgaGATTTTGACGCAGTCAACCCAGATGCTATCAGGCAACTCTCAAAGAAACAGGAAGAGACTCAAAGATCATTAGAAaagattgagaagggtGAGTAGAACATTCCCTTACGTTGAGAGCCCATGACGGATACTGACCGTCGCACAAGTTTGCTATGCCCTTCGTCTTCGATTAATCGAGTTTGCAGACAGACCCGATATTCTCGCGCAAATGGCAAAGAGGGCGCTGGATGATGCTGCTGATAAAGGGCAGGGACCTGCTACCGAGTAAAGATAGAGGGGGCAAAGGAAGCAGTGCCGTTATGCTGTACATATACACCGACCatgaaaagaagcagaTCGAATAGGATGCTGGAACTGGAGTGAGGCTCGAAACTCGATTCATTTTTGCGTCATCCTTGCATTCCAGACCTAATTCTTAGCCcggagaaaaaaaaagcgtACTTGCCACTCATGACCAACATCTGTACCATAACAtctatgcatgcatgaCAAGAGAAGGGGATATACAACGCTGGTTGGCATTATTATTGACGGTAGACGGGGAGTGCGCCACAGCTGGCTCCACCGATCCGTTCAGAAGCGCAATAATTTATAGTTGTTGAGCTAAAATGATCATCCTCCCGCCAGCTCGTCGCGCACCGTTTCAGATTTGTTTATCCTTCTATTGCTTTTACCTCTATACTTTCATAATTTATATAGAGCATCGATAATCAGCATGACTGTCATTGACACCATCAAGGACAAgctccaccatcatcaccatcacGACAAGCATGCTGCCGCCGAGCCTGCTGCTGCCCAagcccaaacccaaacccaaacccaaactCCCCCCACGCCTGTCAGCCCAGAAACCGGCAAGGACGCTTCCGCCGCTCCTGATGTCGAATTCTCCGACAAACCTGTCTTTGATGCCAACAAGGTCACTGTGATCTTTGTCCTCGGTGGACCTGGTGCAGGTATGTATCGTATTCTTGTGGAGAGGTGAGAATGAGAGGGTTGAGGAGAGGACAGAAAGCTGAAGATGAGCGGATAGGCAAGGGTACACAGTGTGAGAAGCTCGTTGCCGAGTATGGCTTCAAGCACCTTTCCGGTCAGTCAATCTTGGGCATCTGTGAGcttgaaaaaaagaggcCTAACGAATGAATGTTGGTGACTTTAGCTGGTGACCTTTTGCGAGCTGAGCGATCTCGTGAAGGATCAAAGTACGGTGCGATGATCACCGAGTACATCACTGAGGGAAAGATCGTCCCTATGGAGGTTACCATCAAGGTAAGCCAACCCAAATAAATTCTGTTTTTATTGCAGCGCTTATTAAACATATCTACCCGTACAGCTCCTTGAGAACGCCATGACCGAAACCCTTTCCACTCCCCCCTCTGCTCCTGGATGGTCGAACGGCTTTGGTCGATTCCTCATCGATGGGTTTCCCCGTAAGATGGACCAGGCCCTCAAGTTTGACGAATCTGTTTGCAAATCTAGCTTtgtgctcttcttcagcacTTCTGAGGAGATCTTGCTTCAGCGATTGTTGGAGAGGGGTAAGACtagtggaagagag
Encoded here:
- a CDS encoding hypothetical protein (HMMPfam hit to Translin, Translin family, score: 114.8, E(): 2e-31); protein product: MAAADVEMPLAESSSSLATLSRRQHLGQTFEAYRAELDDENALREKLIILSRSITQLSKKLIFHLHRGATSQPAQRQKNNNEAEKKEREIAAVFKNIRQELSDARPGESWESGFWKWRKSITPGLEEYIEGLSFMWYLQHGGLVPLDQVQKALSDENGEPLIFVTPEDYILGMSDLTGELMRYATNALGTGDHETPLSICDFVRTVKTHAIRQLSKKQEETQRSLEKIEKVCYALRLRLIEFADRPDILAQMAKRALDDAADKGQGPATE
- a CDS encoding hypothetical protein (Match to EST gb|CF192390.1|CF192390; HMMPfam hit to ADK, Adenylate kinase, score: 220.6, E(): 2.8e-63) — translated: MTVIDTIKDKLHHHHHHDKHAAAEPAAAQAQTQTQTQTPPTPVSPETGKDASAAPDVEFSDKPVFDANKVTVIFVLGGPGAGKGTQCEKLVAEYGFKHLSAGDLLRAERSREGSKYGAMITEYITEGKIVPMEVTIKLLENAMTETLSTPPSAPGWSNGFGRFLIDGFPRKMDQALKFDESVCKSSFVLFFSTSEEILLQRLLERGKTSGREDDNKESIVKRFRTFLETSLPVVDYYRERNKVVEIDSSPSIDEVYAVVKGEMDARLPKKGPAYE